The Macellibacteroides fermentans genome includes the window TAGGTATAATCGGCATGCGATGGCCGGAATACCTCTTTCATATTGTCGTAATCGGCCGAATGCTGGTTGTCGTTCCAGATAATAAATCCGATGGGAGTACCTGTGGTTTTCCCCTCAAATACACCCGAGAGGAATGTCACCTCATCGGCTTCCTTCCTGGGAGTCGTGATTTTGGACTGCCCCGGTCTGCGTCTGTTCAACTCGTTCTGGATAAAGGTCATATCCAGTTCAATACCAGCCGGACAACCGTCTATAACTCCGCCTATACCGGCTCCGTGCGATTCGCCAAACGAAGTTAACCTGAATAAATTTCCGAAAGTGTTCATCATAATCCGTAGTATGGTAATTAAAAAGGGCAGCCTTACGGTTGCCCTCTAGTAACTATTTCTTAATTAGTGACAGCCGCAACCGCTTCCGCAACCGCCTTCTTCCTTTTCTTCACCGCTACCGCAGCCACAACCGCCGCTACCGCAGCCGCCGCCTTCGCCGCTACCACAACCGCAACCACCTGCAGGAGCAAGTAATTTAGCCAGTTCTTCTGCAGTAGGCTCATGTACGTCAAGTACTTCACCTGTAAAATGCAAAGTTTCGCCAGCCAATGGGTGGTTAAAGTCCATCTTGATTGTATCTTCTCCAACTTCCAGTACAGAACCGTTCAAACGGTTACCGGTAGAATCCATCATAGGAACTGTGTTACCTTCCTGAATCATTTCGTCGTCGAATTTACCATCCACTTCAAAGATATGTTTTGGAAGATCAAGAACATGTTCTTCATCATATTCGCCATAGGCATCGGCAGGAGACAGAGAAAAGTCAAACTTTCCGCCAACTTCCAGACCAGCCAAAGCTTTTTCGAATGCAGGGAGCATGGAGTCCGTGCCAAAAATAAAGCTAAGAGGGGCTTCAACAGATGCTCTTTCCATCAATTCCTGTTCTCCGCCTTCACCAACGTTAAGGTCGTAAGTAACCGAAACGAACTTATTTGCTGCAATTTTCATTTGTTTTTATTTTAATGTATATTCAAAAAATGTTTGCAAAGATACTAAATTATTTTTGTTCAACCGCTTTCTTTAATCGGTTCAACGACTCTTCTATAACAGAACGGGGGCATCCAATGTTCATGCGCATGTAGCCTTCACCCTCCTTGCCGAAAATGCTTCCGTCGTTCAACGCCAGACCTGCTTTATCTTTGAACAACCTCGTAAGTTCGGGTTGCGACAAGCCAAGACCTTTGCAGTCGAGCCAGATCAGGAAAGATGCCTGGGGCTCGTAGGCTTTTATCTGCGGGAGTTTGTTTTTAAGGAAATTATCTACAAAACGCACATTTTCCATAATGTAGGTCCGCATCTGTTGCAACCATTCCGCTCCGTACGTATAAGCCGCTTTGGTGGCTTCGTAGGCAAAAATAGTGCCGTCGTTGTACTCACCCGCTTCCAGAAAACCGTAAAACTCTTTGCGCAGTTCCGGATTGGGAACAATGGCATACGAAGTTACAATGCCTGCAATATTAAAGGTTTTGCTTGGAGCCATGAATGTGATGCTGATGTTGGCAGCAGTTTCGGAAGCATTGGCAAAAGGCAGGTGCGGATATTGCGGGTAGGTGAGTTCAGCATGAATCTCGTCCGAGATCACCAATACACCATGACGTGCGCAGATATCTGCCAACTTCGACAAGGTTTCCTTGTTCCAAACAATTCCGGCCGGATTGTGAGGGTTGCAAAGAATCAATACCTTGCATCCTTCTATAACCGATTCAAGCTGTTCGAAATCCATCTGATAAACCCCTTCTGTAAGTTTCAGCGGATTGTATACAACGGTACGCTTCATCTTCTCGGGAACCAAACGGAACGGATGGTACACAGGCGACTGAATCAGAACCTTATCGCCGGGATTTGTGAAACATTGCAGCGCAAAAGCAATCCCTTTAACGATTCCCGGAATATAGGAGAGAGATTCTCTGCTTATTTTCCAATTATGCTTATAGTCAACCCAATTGATAATGCTGTTGTAATAATCATCGTCGGCAAATGTATACCCGAACACTTCATGCTTGCATCGCTCCTTCAGAGCGTTGACAATAAAATCGGGGGTGCGGAAATCCATATCCGCCACCCACAGA containing:
- a CDS encoding MalY/PatB family protein — translated: MKQYNFDEIVDRRGTNCIKVDSLKARYGNPDLTPLWVADMDFRTPDFIVNALKERCKHEVFGYTFADDDYYNSIINWVDYKHNWKISRESLSYIPGIVKGIAFALQCFTNPGDKVLIQSPVYHPFRLVPEKMKRTVVYNPLKLTEGVYQMDFEQLESVIEGCKVLILCNPHNPAGIVWNKETLSKLADICARHGVLVISDEIHAELTYPQYPHLPFANASETAANISITFMAPSKTFNIAGIVTSYAIVPNPELRKEFYGFLEAGEYNDGTIFAYEATKAAYTYGAEWLQQMRTYIMENVRFVDNFLKNKLPQIKAYEPQASFLIWLDCKGLGLSQPELTRLFKDKAGLALNDGSIFGKEGEGYMRMNIGCPRSVIEESLNRLKKAVEQK
- a CDS encoding FKBP-type peptidyl-prolyl cis-trans isomerase encodes the protein MKIAANKFVSVTYDLNVGEGGEQELMERASVEAPLSFIFGTDSMLPAFEKALAGLEVGGKFDFSLSPADAYGEYDEEHVLDLPKHIFEVDGKFDDEMIQEGNTVPMMDSTGNRLNGSVLEVGEDTIKMDFNHPLAGETLHFTGEVLDVHEPTAEELAKLLAPAGGCGCGSGEGGGCGSGGCGCGSGEEKEEGGCGSGCGCH